A region of Pirellulales bacterium DNA encodes the following proteins:
- a CDS encoding autotransporter-associated beta strand repeat-containing protein, translating to MPSNNGAANVIFGGTTRLTPSVDTNNPWSILSLAFNNTAGAFTIGGNPLTVGTGGITNNAANFETISDAITTNGSQIWNASGNGLQFNGSVTIASGNTLTLTNGSNNMGLSGAVSGGNGIIMNGSGGLFFTGTTDNNGLALTANSGTVILTKSSSATVHAIGSGGLSIAGATVKLANGFGGDQILDTAPVTINSGTFDLAGSTETIGALNGLAGSFITNSLSPFTGTLTVSGGGTFAGVIQNGGPLAFTDLTVSGSTPLILTGANTANGPTTINNGATLQLGTNAGNGGTVGGVVNDNGTLVFANNGVSFFGNSIFGSGSLTKTGTGALSLLSGTYTGGTTINGGTVAVPNGGALTSQGIILIGDSGVAGQNGTLTVDGTGTVVQSGSGAFVQVGAFGGTTGTLNIGASANGATFTIGTGGIGIQSGSSVNIGSGAVTGTLTSNGGVFINGGVLQTANIGSVFSQAAGQTLNVNAGGRASFTGGFFTATNGSYFVEGAGSKLETLAGGSLAVLYGATFNVSQGGLLSSSGSFTVGANLGNGTVVVDGAGSKLTAAGLTYLGLTGFTGSVTLQNGSTGNTFGEIEIAQSTSNNTTGSMSVLSGATATVGNLNLLYSTNQGLNIGQSAAFTVDGTGSFVTLTPGSSLSVGEDSPNLATLTVSNNGTLTVGTGGATTLNATGTINVAGGTADLKTLIRNGGTLNFSSGSLSFIGSFNVGVGGLLGPSLILNSSKVLTLTGTATIDPFKSLTLSGGTLSTGALVNNGAFVFTSGTLDITGAG from the coding sequence GTGCCGAGCAACAATGGCGCCGCCAACGTAATCTTTGGCGGCACGACGCGATTGACCCCTAGTGTGGATACGAACAATCCCTGGAGCATCTTGTCGCTCGCATTCAACAACACCGCCGGAGCATTTACGATCGGCGGCAACCCGCTCACCGTCGGCACCGGCGGCATCACCAACAACGCGGCCAACTTTGAGACCATCAGCGACGCCATCACGACCAATGGCTCGCAAATCTGGAACGCTTCGGGCAACGGATTGCAATTCAACGGCAGTGTCACGATCGCCTCGGGCAACACACTTACGCTGACCAATGGTTCGAACAATATGGGGCTGAGTGGCGCCGTTAGCGGCGGCAACGGCATTATCATGAACGGCAGCGGTGGTCTCTTCTTCACCGGCACGACCGACAACAACGGCTTGGCGCTTACGGCGAATTCCGGAACGGTTATTCTGACGAAGAGCAGCTCCGCGACCGTCCACGCCATTGGCAGCGGCGGCTTGAGCATCGCTGGCGCCACCGTAAAGCTGGCCAACGGCTTCGGCGGCGATCAGATTCTCGACACCGCGCCCGTCACGATCAACAGCGGCACGTTTGACCTCGCCGGCAGCACCGAGACGATCGGCGCCCTGAACGGCCTGGCCGGCAGTTTCATCACCAACTCACTCAGTCCATTCACCGGCACGCTAACGGTCAGCGGCGGCGGCACCTTTGCCGGTGTGATCCAAAACGGCGGCCCGCTTGCTTTCACCGACCTGACGGTCAGCGGCTCGACGCCATTGATCCTCACGGGCGCCAATACCGCCAATGGCCCGACGACAATCAACAACGGCGCGACGCTGCAACTTGGCACCAACGCTGGGAACGGCGGCACCGTCGGGGGCGTCGTTAACGACAATGGGACGCTGGTTTTTGCGAATAACGGGGTTTCTTTTTTTGGCAATTCGATCTTTGGCAGCGGCTCACTCACCAAGACCGGGACAGGAGCGTTGAGCCTGCTGTCCGGAACCTACACCGGCGGCACGACGATCAATGGCGGCACGGTCGCCGTTCCCAACGGCGGCGCGCTCACTTCGCAGGGGATCATCCTCATCGGCGACAGCGGCGTTGCCGGCCAAAACGGCACGCTCACGGTCGATGGCACCGGGACCGTCGTGCAGTCCGGCAGCGGAGCATTCGTGCAGGTCGGAGCATTCGGCGGGACCACCGGCACGCTCAATATCGGCGCGAGCGCCAACGGCGCGACGTTCACAATTGGCACGGGCGGCATCGGGATCCAGTCGGGAAGCTCCGTCAACATCGGCTCGGGCGCGGTCACTGGAACGCTTACCTCCAACGGCGGCGTATTCATCAACGGCGGCGTCCTGCAGACCGCCAACATCGGCAGCGTGTTTTCGCAAGCTGCGGGGCAGACCTTGAACGTGAATGCAGGCGGCCGCGCCTCGTTCACCGGTGGCTTCTTCACTGCCACCAACGGCAGCTATTTCGTCGAGGGCGCCGGTTCCAAGCTGGAAACTCTCGCCGGCGGAAGCCTCGCCGTGCTCTACGGCGCTACGTTCAACGTCAGCCAGGGCGGATTGCTATCGTCGTCGGGCTCATTTACCGTTGGAGCTAACCTTGGCAATGGCACAGTGGTCGTCGATGGCGCCGGTTCCAAACTGACGGCCGCCGGCCTCACTTATCTCGGGCTGACTGGCTTCACCGGCAGCGTGACGCTTCAAAACGGTTCGACCGGCAATACCTTCGGCGAAATTGAAATTGCCCAATCGACTTCCAACAACACGACAGGGAGTATGTCGGTGCTATCCGGCGCCACGGCCACTGTCGGCAATCTGAATCTCCTTTACTCGACGAATCAGGGCCTCAATATCGGCCAAAGCGCCGCGTTCACCGTCGATGGCACCGGCTCATTCGTGACGCTTACGCCCGGCTCCTCTCTCAGCGTCGGCGAGGATTCGCCGAACCTGGCCACGCTCACCGTCTCCAACAACGGCACGTTGACCGTCGGCACGGGGGGCGCGACCACATTGAACGCCACGGGCACGATCAACGTCGCCGGAGGAACCGCCGATCTCAAAACGCTGATCCGCAACGGCGGCACGCTCAATTTCTCCTCCGGCTCGCTTTCGTTCATCGGCAGCTTCAACGTCGGCGTCGGCGGGTTGCTCGGCCCAAGCCTGATTCTCAATTCCTCGAAGGTCCTCACTCTCACCGGCACCGCGACGATCGATCCCTTCAAGAGCTTGACTCTCAGCGGCGGCACGCTCAGCACCGGCGCGCTGGTGAATAACGGCGCCTTCGTGTTCACCAGCGGGACGCTCGACATTACGGGCGCGGGC
- a CDS encoding RNA-binding protein has translation MGKKLYVGNLSYEVTNASLEELFSQFGTVRSAQVIQDRDTGRSKGFGFVEMADDNAANAAIQGLNEKEHNGRPLAVNEARPREDRPRGGGGGGGGGRGGYGRR, from the coding sequence GTGGGTAAGAAGTTGTACGTGGGCAATTTGAGCTATGAAGTGACGAACGCCAGCTTGGAAGAATTGTTTTCGCAGTTCGGAACGGTGCGCAGCGCTCAGGTGATTCAGGATCGCGACACCGGTCGCAGCAAGGGATTTGGGTTCGTCGAAATGGCGGACGACAATGCCGCGAACGCGGCCATTCAAGGCTTGAATGAAAAAGAGCACAACGGCCGCCCGCTGGCCGTCAACGAAGCCCGGCCGCGCGAGGATCGTCCGCGAGGTGGTGGTGGCGGCGGTGGCGGAGGTCGCGGCGGCTACGGCCGCAGATAG
- a CDS encoding DUF4430 domain-containing protein: MFQRHPIAVPLFFVPMVALSTLAYFAGCREHPGSSAEERNSSASADSKAPDTPRSKSAATGKTVRLVIDYGDGAEKRFAGIAWREEMTVLDVLEAAKGNPHGITFSIRGSGEQALLTKLDDLENQKGAAGAKNWIFYVNDRMADKSLGATIVNSGDTILWKFERFVQ, from the coding sequence ATGTTTCAACGTCATCCGATTGCCGTGCCGCTTTTTTTTGTGCCGATGGTCGCACTGTCGACGTTGGCATATTTCGCGGGCTGCCGTGAACATCCCGGATCATCGGCCGAAGAACGAAATAGTTCCGCGAGCGCCGATTCTAAGGCACCCGACACGCCACGCAGCAAATCGGCCGCGACGGGCAAAACAGTTCGGCTTGTAATCGACTACGGCGACGGTGCCGAGAAGCGATTCGCGGGCATTGCCTGGCGCGAGGAGATGACGGTGCTCGACGTGCTCGAAGCGGCCAAGGGAAATCCGCATGGAATCACATTCTCGATTCGCGGCAGCGGTGAACAGGCGCTGCTGACGAAGCTCGACGACCTGGAAAACCAGAAAGGGGCTGCCGGCGCGAAGAATTGGATCTTCTACGTCAACGATCGCATGGCCGATAAAAGTCTCGGGGCGACGATCGTGAATTCGGGGGACACAATCTTGTGGAAGTTCGAGCGCTTCGTACAATAA